The nucleotide sequence aagtgcccatcaacagacaagtggataaaaaagttgtcacacacacacacacacacacacacacacacacacgcacacacactacttgggcataaaaaagaatgaaatcttaatccattggcaacagcatggatggacctagaaggtattttgctaagtgaaataagtcagtcagagaaagacaaataccatatgatcttatatgtgaaatctaaagaacaaaataaatgaacaaacaaaactgaaacagactcacagaaacagagaacagGCTGATGGATGCCAGAGGGGAGGCAAGTTAGGgaattgggtgaaaaaggtaaagggattaaggaaaaataatttggtcaaaaatagaaaaggaaagaaatgaagtgGCCTGGTCCACTTATAATTATAGTTCCACGACATTACAAACTCCCTGATGTCAGGAATATAGTCTGTCAccaatgcctagaacagtgcccaaGCACTCAATACACATTTGCTTCATGTTTGTACTggtacatatttaaataattttataataaaaataatttaaaagaaaaaaaagccattttGTAATGAAATGTCCCCAACCCGGAAGAGTATTTACTCTTCCAAAGAATGATTAATTGAAACCCTACTCACCTCATAACTATTTTACTATTTCCAATATACCCTCAGGTGATAAACAGCAGATCTTTTTGTTAATGAAACTGAATAACTAACTAGTCAAAATCTGCTCCAATTATTCCAACTACACAAGGCCCTACTTAAGAAATGTTGCCTGCTCTTGTTCCCTAGGGActcctaggtgtgtgtgtgtgtgtgtgtgtgtgtgtgtgtgtgtgtgcagatcaGATCCTGACTGAGGTCCAGTGAGCCTCAAAGTTCCAACCATTTGTTCTGGTCTCAAATATGGGGTCTGTGGTCTCGTGCATCTGCCTCCACCCCTCAGCCAAGTAATCTCAATCAGTGATTGTCATGAACTTCAATGTCTATATTGTTATCTCTTACATACAATAGCGTTAGCCTGGCATGCCTATGACTTCTTCTGACTACTTAttaatatttatctatattttcctGTTTCATCAGTCTGTTAATTGTAGGAACTTGATGTTTTCAGATGATCAGTGCTGAATCCCATCTCTCTGAATTTGTTGCTTCTGGTCTAGTGTGAGTTGGGAAAGCAGATGTCCATTTTCATGGGAATTGCGTCAAAAATAAGGTCCTGTGACGAAAACATTTCCTGTGACCAGAAAGAGTGGAGTATATGTTCTATCTCAATGCCCTTTGCCAGCCGGTAAGAGCACCTCTAACTTGTACCTGGAGGTGGTTCCAGGCAGGCATGATTGTGGGCACTCCAGCGTAGCACAGGAGGCTGCCCTGTGGCCATCACAGCTGCCCTGCCGCTCACAGGATGCCCTGTGGGAGTCAGGCAGCTTTATGACTCTGATggtgaataaagaaataattatgacTGTGTTTAGTAAGTAGAAGTTTGAGAGCAATTACCCACTCTTTATATATCTTaatgtatattatatttctagGATTTGGATGCATATCAAGATGCTCTGAAGAACAGCGAAGGCCCTTCAGGGGATAACCACTTCAACATCATGACCAAGGGCAAAGAACCCATGGTCAGGAGCTTTCACTTGGTTTGCATGATAACCTTAGTAGTTGGAACCATAATCCAGTTCTCTGCTGAAAGTGAATTTGCAGTAAATGAGTCAAACAAAGGCCTTACTCATGTTCCAAAAGACCTGCCACCCAAAACCATAGTCTTAGATATGTCTCAAAATGACATATATGAGCTTCACCTCTCAGACATCAGCTTTCTTTCGGGGCTCAGAGTTTTGAGGCTTTCCCATAATAGACTCCAGTACCTCAATATGAGTATTTTCAAGTTCAACCAGGATTTGGAATATTTGGATTTGTCGCACAATCAGTTGCAGAAGATATCCTGCCATGCTATTACCAGCCTCAAGCATTTAGACCTCTCATTCAATGACTTCAGTGCCCTGCCCATCTGTGAGGAATTTGGCAACTTGACTCAACTGAATTTCTTGGGATTAAGTGCTAAACATTTACAACCATTAGATCTGCTACCGATTGCTCACTTGCACCTAAGTGGCATCCTTCTGGAGTTGGGAGGTTATTATGTGAAAGAACATGAGACAGAAAGTCTTCAAATTCTGAATACAAAAACACTTCACCTCGTCTTTCACCCAAATAATTTCTTCTCTGTCCAAGCAAACATATCAGTTAATAATTTAGGGTGTTTACAACTGAGTAATATTAAACTGCAGGATAAGAACTGTCACATTTTAACTACATTTTTATCAGAACTAACTAGAGGTCCAAACTTACTAAATATTACCCTCAACCATGTGGAAACAACTTGGAGATGTTTGGTTAGagtttttcaattcctttggcCCAAACCTGTAGAATATCTCAATATTTACAATTTAACAATAGTTGAAAAGATTGATAAAGAAGATTTTACATATTCTGAAACATCATTGAAAGCGTTGAAAATTGAACATGTTACAaacagagtttttcttttttcacagacAGTATTATACACTGTGCTTTCTGAGATGAACATTATGATGTTAACCATATCAGATACACCTTTTATACACATGCTTTGTCCTCAAGCAACAAGCACATTCAAGTTTTTAAACTTCACCCAGAATGTTTTGACAGATAGTGTTTTCCAAGAATGCACCACTTTAGTTAGATTGGAGACACTGATCttacaaaagaataaattaaaagaccTTTTCAAAGTAGGTCTCATGACTAAGGATATGCCATCTTTGGAAATGCTGGATGTGAGCGGGAATTCTTTGGAATATGATGGACATGACAGAAATTGCACTTGGGCTGAGAGTATAGAGGTGTTAAATTTGTCTTCAAATATACTCACTGACTCTGTTTTTGGATGTTTACCTCCCAGGCTCAAGGTTCTTGACCTTCACAGTAATAGAATAACAAGTATCCCTGAAAATGTCATCGGTCTGGAAGCTTTGCAAGAACTCAATGTTGCTTCCAATTCTTTAGCCCACCTTCCTGAATGTGATTCCTTCAGCAGCCTCTCTGTACTGATCACTGACTATAATTCAATTTCCAACCCATCAGCTCATTTCTTCCAGAGCTGCCAGAAGATCAGGTCCATCAACGCAGGAAACAATCCATTCCAATGCACATGTGAGCTAAGAGAATTTATCCAAAGCATAGGCCAAGTTTCCAGTGAAGTGGTAGAGGGCTGGCCTGACTCTTATAAGTGTGACTATCCAGAAAGCTATAAGGGAACCCTACTGAAGGACTTCCATGTGTCTCCATTATCCTGCAACACAGCTCTGCTGATTGTCACCATTGGGGTCACTGGGCTGGTGTTGGCTGTCACTGTGACTGCCCTCTGTGTCTATTTCGACCTGCCCTGGTATCTCAGGATGGTGTGTCAGTGGACCCAGACCCGGCACAGGGCCAGGAACACACCTTTACACGAACTCCAAAGAACTCTTCAGTTCCATGCCTTCATTTCGTACAGTGAACATGATTCAGCCTGGGTGAAGAATGAACTGGTACCTTGCCTAGAAAAAGAAGGTATACGGATTTGTCTCCATGAGAGAAACTTTGTTCCTGGCAAGAGCATTGTGGAAAACATCATCAACTGTATTGAGAAGAGTTACAAGTCCATCTTTGTTTTGTCCCCCAACTTTGTTCAGAGCGAGTGGTGCCATTATGAACTCTACTTTGCCCACCACAATCTCTTTCATGAAGGATCTGATAACTTAATTCTGATCTTGCTGGACCCCATTCCACAGAACAGCATTCCTAGCAAGTATCACAAGCTGAAGGCCCTCATGGCACAACGGACTTATTTGGAATGGCCGAAGGAGAAGAGCAAACATGGACTTTTTTGGGCTAACATTAGAGCTGCTTTTAATGTGAAATTAACACTAACCACTGAGGACAATGacatgaaaacttaaaaataaaaaataggccaGGAAACTAACGTAAGAAACCATCATAAACATGTATCCGATGAACACCCTGGTATTAACTTATTGTCCAGATGGTGCTGGCATCATCTCTATATGTTCAAGAAAGACTTCACGcctggctgacgtggctcagtggttgagcgtcgacctatgagccaggaggtcacagttcgattcccagtcagggcacatgccagggttgcagacttgatcttcagtaggaggcagcttatcaatgattgtgtgtaggaggtagcttatcaatgattctctcatcattgatgtttctctctcctctcccttcctctctgaaatcaataaaaacatattaaaaaaaagaaaagaaagacttaaCAACAGCCATGTTTTAATTGAGTTGGAGAAAAGGCCAGGGGCTGAGATGGTGCTCAAACCTGCTGATTATGATGACAGATAACTCGGTCTCCTCTGATTTAGCCATTGTGTTACAAATCGAAACAGTCTCATTTGAGTAAATGCTCAGTCATTCAAGGATATTTCCTCTCCTTGCCTCTGCCAAATGGATTCTGTGTGAGCAGGGGTTTATAGAACTTCCTGGCAACACGGAATGAGTCAACCTCACAACAGTATGCAGTGGACCTTGAGGTGCCCTGTGCATGCTCATTGGCTTCTGGGTGAACTTTGTTTTCCTGTTCAACTTtagaacttgaaaaaaattataccgGTTATGGAAAATAAAGGCACCCTTTTTCATCACATCTGAATAACCATTTGTTAAATTTTTGACCTAGCTACACAGATATGCAGTAGTTTGTGTATATAAAGGGAACTATAGCCTTAGTCATAGGCTGTTGAGGCTGAAGACATGGATTTACCTGCTTGCCAAAAAAACTTAGAGCCAAATTTATTTGTAACTGTTAATTGCATGGGACATTTTGGTGCTTTAGAATTTTGGAGAATGCTTCAAAGCTGACAAAAGGGACATTTTAAACAGGAAGGGCTCTACCCTTATGACCTcacttaaccttaattacctctttaaagtctctatttccaaatatagtcatactagaggcctgatgcacgaaaatttgtgcaagagtaagccttccttcccccagctgccaacactggcttccctctggaacccgggacccaggacccgggctaCTTTGCTCCAGCTGTCGCCACCAGGCACCTGGGAACTGGGCTTCgttccagccctggctttgtttggatggatgtctggaatgatgcccagtctaattagcatattaccataacccctctgcctgcctgcctgatcacccctaaccacctctgcctgcctgcctgatgcccctaactgctctcccctgggagcctgattgccccaactgttcccctgcatgcctgattgcccctaaccacctctgcctgcctgcctgatgcccctaactgctcccttgccagcctgatcccccctaactgctctcccctgctggcctgatcacccctaactgctctcccctgccagcctgatcacccctaactgcctctgccttggcccccgctactgcggctttgtccggaaggacgtccagaagacgtccagtctatccagtctaattagcatattacccttttattaatatagattctaAGGAACcagggggttagggcttcaacgtataaattttggagatgacacaattcagtccataacagatAACTATGCAGATAAATTGAAAAATGGTGACAGAGGTTTTTAGTTGTCATCAGTATCcattcttcctttatttattaaatatatttttattgttgatagtattacagatatctcccatccccccttgctctcctcctcccagcccttactaccctattgcccatgtccataggctatgcatgtaagtatataagttctttgatttaatctcttctcatccccccaacctcacatcaaggtatgtcagtctgttccatgcctccatgctctgggttttattttgctggtcaattcattttgtttattagattccacaaataagtgataccagtttggctttttttcacttagcataatattttccaggtccatccatgctgtcccaaagggtaaaagatccctcttttttacagctgcatagtattccatagtgtaaatgtcccactgcttttttatccattcatctactgatgggcactttggctgtatTCTaccttatttaatactagaatGTGTGAGCTTTATCAGGGCAACCCAGCTAGAGatgacatttcccagcctcccttgcagcttgACGTGGACACGTGACTAAATTCTGGGCAATGAGATGTAGCTGGAAGCTAAGTGCCACTCGGGCTCATGTCTCTAAGAAAGATGGGTCCTGTCTTTCCACTGGAAAAGAGGTAAGAATTGGAGGAGTTGTCTAGTACCTGGAGATGAAAGCCACATGTTGGCAACATGTCCTCATCCTGCCATTTTGTTTGGCTCAAGTCAGCCTCTCAGCATGTCCTGGACTGCTCGTCTCTCATGTGAGAGAAAAGTAAACTTCCACCTTGTTTAAACCACGCCACTTTTGGATCCCTCCGACATGGCATCTTCATCTGCACCCCCATGAGTGCAGACATTTATAACCCACAGACAGTGGTACAGCCTTTGAATATTTCCTGACTATGTACATGAGAGGAAAGAGAGCATGTTTCACGctgcagcctggagcagagcaTCTGCCATCCTGACCAAGCCACCAATATCTCTCACCTGTGCGAGGGCAACAACTTCCCAATCAGCCTCCTTGCTTTTACTCCTGCCTCACACATTCTCCAAATAGCAATTGGAGTGATTGCTTTCACGGTGTAAAGTCTATTAAGCCATTCCCCTGCTTACAACCTGCTAATGACCTCTCCCTGCAGTGAGAACAAAGGTCAAACTCCTCATCGTGACCTGCTGCAGAGGTCTGGgtctgccttccttccccctctgcACCTCCCTCTGCATCTCCTGGCGCTCTCCCCCTGGTCCACCACATTTCAGCCACAATCGCCTTTGGCTGTTCCCTGAATGCGCCACATTGATTCCCACCTCCGCCTCTCTGCTCCTGGTACTTGCCACTGGGATCAGTCTTTCCCGGGGGCATGCTTAACTTGTTCTTGACCTTTgtgtctcagctcaaatgtcacctcctcagaggggCCTCCCTGTGATTCCCAGTCACTCTCTGTCACGTTGCTCCCCTTGGTTTTCTTTACAGCGGACTCTCTCAAATTATCTGGTtgacttgttttctgtttttcctccaaTAAAATATAAGCTCCAAGAGAGCAACAACATTCCATACCTTGTCCACTGCTTATGCCCAGTGCTGACAACAGTGCATAGTAGATACTCAGTAGAAACTTGTTGGATGAATACATAGCTCCAAGTGGCCACAAGCATCAAATGTCtttgaagttttcatttttattttagaaacagcCCATACAAATAGAGCATCCCCGCTCATTCACGTTAGCGTGGAGCCTTCACATGCCATAGTTCAAAAAGTTTGCATTAATACATTTTCAGATATTAACACTTTGATGATAATAAAAATTAGGTTCCTTAATAAGGTGACAGGTTAGAAGGAATGGGACATGGCAAAGAGGATTAGGGAGGGCAGCTAGGATGAACCCTGCTGAAAGGCCTTTGGGCAACCCCAGGGCAGCGAGAGGGTCCTGGGCCTGTGGCTGCAAAGGTCCTTCAAAGGGCAGGCACAGTGGGTGCTGAAAGGGTTCAAGGGAATAAAATGGGGCAGAGGAAACTTACTGTGTTTAGtagatatcttgcagaaagcttgtaaccttgagcacCGCATGGCCCAGATAACCACTAGCCATCTGATgctgggaggaaccaaggacagTCCAGACCCTTACGTCAGTAGAGCGGCTTGGAGCCagcaaaagttaataaaaacctGTTTCTCCCTTCTGTCTTGGCcgactcagcccacctgcacccaggtgcctggaataaaaatctcttttgatacattatggcctcatgtcataggtgtGAGACCCCGGCCCACTTTGAACCTTTCATTTAGTGCCAAACACCCAGGAAGGTCTGGTGAGGGGTCCAGTAAGAGCCATTGAAGGGTTCCAGCAACCAGGCACTTGGCATTCAGAGAGACTGTGATTGTTTGGCTCCTGAGCTCCCCTTGTGTCCGGTGAAAGCCCCCAGCCACGCTTCTGCATGGCTGAGCTTCTGCTGAACTTGTGACACTTACTTGGAGCCCCCTAGCCTTCCTCCAGACTGGTCTGGGTCGTGCCCATGACTGGATAGTGGACGTATCAACACGAGGCATAGATTCATAGGTAAGTGGCTTTAGTCTGTTTTCTCATGTCTGGGACTGTCCTGTAAGTTTAGGGTTGGAGCATGGCTCCGGGCTGTTACTGTATGGCTGGCCCCACAAAAATCCAGTGCTGGTCGGGACAAGTCCTCCGGGGGAGCCAGGTTCCCTCACCTACTCTCCTGATGGGAATGCCTGTCACAGAGAAAGTGCTCCGTCTGTTTCTTGTGAATGTTAGGAGAAGACAGGGACGCCTTTCTCAGCCTTAACTCCATGGAGAACAGACCTTAAGCCCTAGCTTGTCACCATGGGGAAGCTCACCATAGGCCTTTCCCCCATACCACACCCTGGCACAGGACTtacacaagtttgacatgcttgccctaagtgatttatttttttacaagaggcccggtgcacgaaattcgtgcatggggtgggggggtgtccctcagcccagcctgcaccctctccaatccgggaccccttgggggatgttcaactgataGTTTAGGcctgaaactggcagtcggacatccctctcacaatccaagactgctggctcctaaccactcgcctgcctgcctgcctgatatccccctaaccgctcccctgctggcctgattgatgcctaactgctcccctgccagtatgattgtccccaactgccttcccctgctggcccgatcacccccagctgccttctcctgtggggctgagtggactagaggactgaggctggatgaggcagggctgagggaactgggggactctggctgtatgaggcagggctgaggggactgggtgccaccatcttgtggttgtgggtgctgccatcttgtgagggcatgagagtcaattagcatattccctctttattagataggattgcaatACTGTCTGACCTCAGTATAAATTAAAATGGCACTTTTGGTTTCCAGATCCTACCTGACCTGGACAATTCTGCCGCAGGCAGGGAAAGTGGTCTGAGGTCCCGTATATCAAGGCTTTTTTTACACTCAAGGACACAACCTTCTCTCTGTAACAGCTGCTCTCCCTCAAGATTTTCCTTCTTCACTCTAAGCCCCCAGAGGATCTCAAatcctccttctccttcaccaCTTTTGATCTTGCCAACCATCCCCCAGCCCACTCCGAACCTTTCAGATGCAGAGTTGGAAGTAAAAGGACACCATGAGCAAAGAAAGCATCCAATTGGTAGCTTTGctgggtgtgtttgtttttcacagcttccataacaaattaccacaaactgtgTGGCTTAAAACACCAGCAATTAGTTCTCTCACAGGAGGTCAGAAACCCCAAATCAAGGGGTCcacagggttggttccttctggaggctctgagggagaaatGGAGGCTCTCTCCCAGTTTCTGGTGGTTGCCATCAATCCTTGGCATTGcttggcttgtagctgcatcactccaCTCTGCCAGTGTCTTCATGTGGCCTTCTCCTCTGAGTCTCTGcatcttcttttttctctgtctcttctaaGGACACTCTCATCGGATTTATGGTCCTCTTTAATCCAGTATGATCTTATCTTGatccttatctataataataaaagtgtaatatgcaaatcaattgaatgactgaacagcagaacaactgtctggacgaccttctggatgaccatgctatgacacgaactggggccaggccagccaaggtgggtgcaatgcgattggttggTGGGCCCCGCCATCACCCCACGATCACCCTgtaggcccaggccactggccaatGGGGTGATCaaacgggggaggggaggaggagggaga is from Eptesicus fuscus isolate TK198812 chromosome 2, DD_ASM_mEF_20220401, whole genome shotgun sequence and encodes:
- the TLR6 gene encoding toll-like receptor 6: MTKGKEPMVRSFHLVCMITLVVGTIIQFSAESEFAVNESNKGLTHVPKDLPPKTIVLDMSQNDIYELHLSDISFLSGLRVLRLSHNRLQYLNMSIFKFNQDLEYLDLSHNQLQKISCHAITSLKHLDLSFNDFSALPICEEFGNLTQLNFLGLSAKHLQPLDLLPIAHLHLSGILLELGGYYVKEHETESLQILNTKTLHLVFHPNNFFSVQANISVNNLGCLQLSNIKLQDKNCHILTTFLSELTRGPNLLNITLNHVETTWRCLVRVFQFLWPKPVEYLNIYNLTIVEKIDKEDFTYSETSLKALKIEHVTNRVFLFSQTVLYTVLSEMNIMMLTISDTPFIHMLCPQATSTFKFLNFTQNVLTDSVFQECTTLVRLETLILQKNKLKDLFKVGLMTKDMPSLEMLDVSGNSLEYDGHDRNCTWAESIEVLNLSSNILTDSVFGCLPPRLKVLDLHSNRITSIPENVIGLEALQELNVASNSLAHLPECDSFSSLSVLITDYNSISNPSAHFFQSCQKIRSINAGNNPFQCTCELREFIQSIGQVSSEVVEGWPDSYKCDYPESYKGTLLKDFHVSPLSCNTALLIVTIGVTGLVLAVTVTALCVYFDLPWYLRMVCQWTQTRHRARNTPLHELQRTLQFHAFISYSEHDSAWVKNELVPCLEKEGIRICLHERNFVPGKSIVENIINCIEKSYKSIFVLSPNFVQSEWCHYELYFAHHNLFHEGSDNLILILLDPIPQNSIPSKYHKLKALMAQRTYLEWPKEKSKHGLFWANIRAAFNVKLTLTTEDNDMKT